One stretch of Malus domestica chromosome 14, GDT2T_hap1 DNA includes these proteins:
- the LOC103454969 gene encoding ubiquitin-like modifier-activating enzyme 5: MEVELKELLSDLESLKKSLADPSHHAPIDKLQLRVERLTSLANSGPVRRSKVKDMSAEVVDSNPYSRLMALQRMGIVENYERIRDFSVAIVGVGGVGSVAAEMLTRCGIGRLLLYDYDKVELANMNRLFFRPEQSGMTKTDAAVQTLSDINPDVVLESYTLNITTVQGFDTFMASLKNKSFRPNKEGSGVDLVLSCVDNYEARMAVNQACNELNQTWMESGVSEDAVSGHIQLLIPGETACFACAPPLVVASGVDERTLKREGVCAASLPTTMGVVAGLLVQNTLKYLLNFGNVSPYLGYNSLKDFFPTMEMKPNPQCSNFACLDRQKEYLLVKPAKDAAIKAKMEAEASSVPESPLHLDNEWEISVVDDNEPESTEAKTPDALPEGLVRELPSADEFQKPPTEATEGTVDDLEDLRKQLEALNS, translated from the exons CTACAATTGCGTGTAGAACGCCTTACGAGCCTTGCAAATTCTGGACCTGTTCGGCGTTCAAAAGTGAAG GATATGAGTGCCGAGGTGGTAGATAGCAATCCTTACAGTAGGCTTATGGCACTTCAGAGGATGGGTATTGTGGAAAATTATGAAAGAATACGGGACTTCTCAGTTGCCATTGTT GGAGTAGGCGGTGTAGGAAGTGTAGCAGCTGAGATGCTAACAAGATGTGGTATTGGTCGCCTTTTGTTGTATGATTATGACAAAGTAGAGTTAGCTAACATGAATAGGTTATTCTTTCGACCAGAGCAG AGTGGTATGACGAAAACAGATGCTGCTGTACAGACCCTTTCAGACATAAATCCCGATGTTGTGCTTGAG AGCTATACACTGAACATCACAACTGTGCAAGGTTTTGATACCTTTATGGccagtttaaaaaataaatcgtTTCGCCCAAATAAAGAAGGCAGTGGAGTGGACCTTGTACTAAGCTGTGTTGATAATTATGAAGCAAGAATGGCTGTTAATCAG GCTTGCAATGAACTGAATCAGACATGGATGGAGTCTG GTGTGTCTGAGGATGCTGTTTCAGGCCATATTCAGTTGCTGATCCCTGGTGAGACTGCCTGTTTTGCATGTGCACCACCTTTG GTTGTGGCATCTGGAGTGGATGAACGTACACTTAAGCGTGAAGGGGTgtgtgctgcatctttacctaCCACTATG GGAGTTGTTGCTGGGCTTCTAGTCCAAAATACATTAAAATACTTGCTGAACTTTGGAAACGTCTCCCCATACTTG GGATATAATTCTCTTAAAGACTTCTTCCCAACTATGGAAATGAAGCCAAACCCTCAGTGTTCTAATTTTGCTTGTCTAGATCGGCAG AAAGAATACTTGCTCGTAAAGCCAGCTAAGGATGCTGCAATTAAAGCAAAGATGGAAGCTGAAGCATCATCAGTTCCGGAATCTCCACTTCATCTTGATAATGAATGGGAAATAAG TGTTGTTGATGATAACGAGCCAGAAAGTACGGAGGCCAAAACTCCAG ATGCTCTTCCAGAAGGTCTTGTTCGCGAGCTTCCCAGTGCAGATGAGTTCCAAAAACCGCCTACTGAAGCTACAGAGGGTACAGTTGACGACCTAGAAGATCTCCGAAAGCAACTTGAGGCCCTAAATTCTTGA
- the LOC103454987 gene encoding F-box/FBD/LRR-repeat protein At1g80470-like: protein MKRSQIAPPASASASDEVEDTDAKINKDDRFSGLPDEVVHRILSPLPYSDVIRVGSLSKRCRQVGSSIPTLNFSQFPSDSTDTFDKRLELLASLDNFFSRRQLANGKDKIRLQTFDLEWEFPHHGFERDTNIPNWRDNEARRVCASIRNAVDCRLENLSVFYGIWSSANAKREPVEFPCCAFNCGSLKSIDLEMFDTIIKARSIATCTVSNLVCLRLKEVTVEDGDGFCKWVSSACRFLKELVLKDVARLQNITIESPSLKSFRLHLISGWSPLHHLHISAEKLERVNIACNGRPLEISAPNLRYLRMQWRGTKMMNIRNPGEFNRLEKAELEVVHNQPGVEMETASHDQFLLSSVVQSVKVLALHDRWTITTLSKEGCTAPPLHNVWCLRMSTWSFDEFDNNLVPTVASLFKRLPNLNTLEIYVSHLFGIPEHGFDSAYWQLQNLDFISQLKHVTLELEVSEGFNDSNLIEFARYVLEHAQNLKKMAVICEPSQSRLISSIRSVTSTSNASVVFLEKGSICTSVIWHAYSAGSVQELNNRLIDPLPDVA, encoded by the coding sequence ATGAAGCGATCACAAATAGCTCCTCCTGCTTCCGCTTCCGCTTCCGATGAGGTTGAGGATACGGATGCTAAAATAAACAAAGACGACAGATTCAGTGGTCTTCCCGATGAAGTTGTTCATCGTATTCTGTCCCCTCTTCCCTACTCAGATGTAATCCGAGTCGGAAGCTTGTCGAAAAGATGCAGGCAAGTTGGTTCCTCCATTCCCACCTTGAATTTTTCTCAATTTCCCTCAGATTCTACAGACACCTTCGACAAGCGATTGGAGCTGCTGGCTTCCTTGGACAACTTCTTCTCCCGCCGCCAGCTCGCTAATGGCAAAGACAAGATACGGTTACAAACCTTTGATCTTGAGTGGGAGTTTCCGCACCATGGATTTGAGCGGGATACCAACATCCCAAATTGGAGGGACAATGAGGCACGTCGAGTTTGCGCTTCTATTCGTAATGCTGTCGACTGTCGTCTTGAAAATCTTTCTGTTTTCTATGGGATATGGTCGTCCGCCAACGCCAAACGTGAACCAGTTGAGTTTCCTTGTTGCGCTTTCAACTGTGGGTCTCTGAAGTCTATAGATCTTGAAATGTTTGATACAATTATTAAAGCTCGCAGCATTGCTACTTGCACTGTTTCTAATCTGGTTTGCTTGAGGTTGAAAGAAGTGACTGTGGAAGATGGTGACGGATTTTGTAAATGGGTTTCGTCGGCCTGCAGATTTCTTAAGGAATTGGTACTCAAAGATGTGGCTAGGTTACAAAATATCACCATTGAAAGCCCGTCTTTGAAGTCGTTTCGGCTGCACTTGATTTCGGGGTGGAGCCCCCTCCACCATCTTCATATCTCTGCTGAGAAACTTGAGCGTGTAAATATAGCTTGCAATGGCCGGCCGTTGGAAATCTCTGCTCCAAATCTTAGGTACTTGAGGATGCAATGGAGAGGAACCAAGATGATGAACATTCGGAATCCAGGGGAATTTAATCGTTTGGAAAAAGCAGAGCTTGAAGTTGTCCACAATCAGCCCGGAGTTGAGATGGAAACCGCATCTCATGATCAGTTCCTCCTCTCTAGTGTTGTTCAAAGTGTTAAAGTTCTTGCTTTACACGACCGATGGACTATAACAACTCTGTCCAAGGAAGGTTGCACTGCACCACCATTACATAACGTTTGGTGCTTGCGAATGAGTACCTGGAGTTTTGACGAGTTTGACAACAACCTAGTTCCAACAGTGGCCTCTCTTTTCAAAAGACTCCCTAATTTGAATACCTTGGAGATTTACGTGTCCCATTTGTTCGGAATACCAGAACATGGATTTGATAGCGCATATTGGCAACTCCAAAACCTGGATTTTATATCCCAGCTTAAGCATGTAACCTTAGAGTTAGAGGTCTCTGAAGGGTTTAACGACTCTAATCTAATCGAGTTTGCAAGGTATGTGCTCGAACATGCTcagaatttgaagaaaatggcTGTGATTTGTGAACCCAGTCAGTCAAGGTTGATAAGTTCGATAAGGTCGGTCACGAGTACTTCCAATGCCTCAGTTGTCTTTCTGGAAAAAGGCTCTATCTGCACTTCCGTGATTTGGCACGCCTATTCCGCGGGATCTGTACAAGAACTGAATAATCGCTTGATCGATCCTCTTCCTGATGTGGCTTAG
- the LOC103454968 gene encoding uncharacterized protein: MAPVEDIAEKEKAAPEAKPEAEVEEEEVEEDEEEEELWTSDSDVGDALDYLDSKDDDRGVEGGFTINSRRPNAHGGLHSRPASSTLQPLANRNQKFTTHIRASPLEEWEGRFNVGMSNSVTTAIRGSVRDMAIGRTKTTEKADRATVEQAIDPRTRMVLFKMLNSGVFHDINGCISTGKEANVYHATKSDGQEMAIKVFKTSILVFKDRDRYVQGDYRFRHGYCKRNPRKMVQTWAEKEMRNLKRLKENGIRCPSTVILRLHVLVMEFIGKSGWAAPRLKDAALSLDKLREGYMEIIIAMRTMYQKSKLVHGDLSEYNILYFEGHLYIIDVSQAVDLDHPHALDFLREDCVHVSDFFKKHGVAVMTIRELFDFIVDPTIADDAVESYLDMVQQKVTARGDISAEEEIADSVFVQSYIPKTLDDVKNAERDVIRLTSGEDTGDMYYKTITGLKEALPHGQPASSEKEQKQDDATAVADPSENPETESDSDTDDNSSDSEGQSSSSETKAQDPLEKKAARKENKKKVKEEKREARKTKVPKALKKRKKKMAKAHKTR; the protein is encoded by the exons ATGGCCCCGGTTGAAGACATAgcagagaaagagaaagcagcTCCCGAAGCAAAACCAGAAGCAGAGGTggaagaagaggaagtggaagaagacgaagaggaggaggagcttTGGACGTCGGACTCCGACGTCGGAGATGCGTTGGACTATTTGGACTCCAAGGACGACGACAGAGGAGTAGAAGGCGGCTTCACCATCAATTCACGGCGGCCCAATGCCCACGGCGGCCTTCACTCCCGCCCTGCTTCCTCGACCCTTCAGCCTCTCGCTAATCGCAACCAGAAGTTCACTACCCACATCCGAGCTTCGCCTCTGGAG GAGTGGGAAGGGAGGTTCAACGTTGGAATGTCCAACTCCGTGACCACTGCCATTCGGGGAAGTGTTCGGGACATGGCCATTGGCAGAACGAAAACTACTGAGAAAGCAGACCGTGCCACTGTTGAGCAG GCCATCGATCCTAGAACTCGGATGGTTTTGTTCAAAATGTTGAATAGTGGCGTGTTTCATGATATCAATGGCTGCATTTCTACCGGGAAAGAA GCAAATGTGTATCACGCAACAAAATCTGATGGCCAGGAAATGGCTATCAAAGTGTTCAAAACATCTATTCTGGTTTTTAA GGACAGGGATAGATACGTACAAGGGGACTACCGATTCAGACATGGATACTGCAAGCGCAATCCTAGGAAAATGGTGCAGACATGGGCTGAGAAAGAAATGAGGAATTTAAAGAG GCTAAAGGAAAACGGAATTAGGTGCCCATCTACAGTTATTTTAAGACTTCATGTTCTGGTCATGGAATTCATAG GGAAATCGGGTTGGGCAGCACCTCGTCTTAAGGATGCTGCGTTATCGCTAGACAAGCTACGGGAAGGTTATATGGAG ATAATTATTGCTATGCGAACAATGTATCAGAAGAGCAAACTGGTGCACGGAGACCTTAGTGAATACAACATACTTTACTTTGAG GGCCACTTGTACATTATTGATGTTTCTCAAGCAGTTGATCTGGACCACCCTCATGCCCTTGATTTCCTACGAGAAGATTGTGTCCATGTATCT GATTTCTTTAAGAAACATGGTGTAGCTGTTATGACAATTCGAGAGCTCTTTGATTTTATAGTTGATCCAACTATTGCTGATGATGCAGTGGAGAGTTATCTCGATATG GTACAACAAAAGGTTACGGCAAGAGGAGATATATCTGCAGAGGAGGAAATTGCAGACTCTGTATTTGTACAG TCGTACATTCCAAAGACTTTAGATGACGTGAAGAATGCTGAGCGGGATGTAATACGGTTAACTAGCGGAGAGGACACAGGGGACATGTACTATAAAACTATTACAGGACTGAAGGAGGCTCTTCCTCATGGTCAACCAGCTTCATCTGAGAAGGAGCAGAAACAAGATGATGCTACTGCTGTAGCAGATCCCTCTGAAAATCCCGAGACTGAATCTGACTCTGATACAGATGACAACTCAAGTGACTCGGAAGGGCAGAGCTCCTCTTCCGAAACCAAGGCACAGGATCCTCTCGAAAAGAAAGCTGCTAGGAAAGAGAACAAGAAGAAAGTGAAGGAAGAGAAGAGGGAAGCTCGGAAAACCAAAGTGCCGAAGGCTCTGAAGAAACGAAAGAAAAAGATGGCCAAAGCACACAAGACCAGGTAG